The window TCGACGCAGACGACCCCGACGACGTCTCCCTCGTCGAAGCCAGCCGGGACATGCCCACTGAAGACGCGTGGGAGGCCCTCTCCGAGTGGAAAACACTCGAACGCAGAGCGGCCCTCCTCGACGCCGCGCGGCGTGACCAGCCAGCCGCTGGGAGCACCCCTGGTCACATCGATGCCTGACAACCCGGACGACTCTCCCCGTACCGGCCCTATCGATGCTGAACTTCTCGACCGGATTGCCGTGCACCTCACTCGAAGCGCTCGCTTCGACGAAGTCCACGCACGGCCGTCATATGCACCGAACGCTGTCGTCGCCGACTACGACCTTGGGTACTTCCCGGATGGGGTCACGCGTGCCTATCTTCGAATCCGGTGGTTCGAGACTGACGACTTCAGCATCCACTACTCCGAGCAATACCAGACGGAGAACTCGTGGGAGTGCCGCTGGGACCGCCACCCCAACGACCACAACACCCGAGAACACTTCCACCCGCCCCCAGACGCCCCCACACCAGGCGACGACGCCGACTATCCAGACGAGTGGCAAGACGTACTCGCCACCGTACTCACCCGCCTCGACGAACGCATCGAGGCATTCTGGACCGAGTAACGACCCGTGAAAACGAGGATTGGCTGCATCCGATTCAGGGAAACTGATTACTGCCGTCCGGGTGTACCGCCGCATCGATGCCCCAGATATTCGACTTCTACTGCACGAATCCGGACTGTGAGTTCGAAATGCCGTCCGGCTGGGGGTACTACATGTACGCGACTGCGGACGACGGCGAACGCGTCCACTGCCCGCATCCCGGAGAGATGGGGCGAGCGCGAGAAGTGATCGGCGAGGACGCATCCCAGGCGGAGATTGACCGCCGCACTGGGTTCAACACCTACTGCTTCTGTATCCACTGTGAAACGCAGGTGGATCTGGACTTGGATCGGGATGAGAAAGCGTGTCCGGAGTGCCGGTCAAACGCGGTCAAGACCATCGATGAACTCGTGGACGAGCAATGCCCCGTCTGCGAAGATGGCACATTCATCGCTGAAGATACGGGTGCGATTGCCTAGCCTCACGTGACCGTATAAATGAGACGCAGTATTCTATATGAAGTTTAAGTATCTGGCCGTCCGAACGGTTTTGTATGGAAAGCAGATCGAATACTGACGGAGGAAATGGGGCGACGATATCGGTCGATATCCCCGCACAGGACGCGGACATATTCAAAAGTCAGGCCGTCCACGACATTCTCTCCTTTTTAACTCGCTATCATACCGACGAGTTCTCCATCACCGAACTGACGGACACAGTAGACTACTCCCAACCGACCGTCACCAAGGCCGTCGATATCTTAGCCGCCAACGACCTCGTGACCGACCGGCGCGACGGGAACACGCGGCTGGTCCAAATCAACCCCGAACGGTTATCCCGGCCGGACGATCCGATCCTGCACATCCCGCAGGCCGAATTCCACACACCAGTCCGTACAGCCGTCGATGAATTAGTCGAACAACTCGACGACATCGTCGGGATTATGCTGTACGGGAGTGTCGCGCGTGGCGACGCTGACCGTCGGAGTGACATTGACCTGTGGGTCCTCGTCGAAGACGACCGGATGGCGAATCAGCGAACCGCGAACCGCGTTCGACAAGACCTCGAAGACCAAGAATTCGACACCGGCCGGTACGCATACGAAATCGACGTCGAATCACTGCCAGCAGTCCCGAGCTACACTGACGAGCTCCGTGACGTACTCGGCGATGGCCTCGTCGTCTACGACTCGGAGAAATTCGAGACCGTCCGAGAGATGGTCTTCCACGGTGATCTCGATGAGTAGCGCTCCGACCCACAAGCCATTGTGGACGCTCTCGCCGCAGCCATCGACGCCTTCAACGAAGAAGGATACGGTGTCCCAACGCGCGAAGACGCAATCAATTCCGACGCCGACTGGAAAACCCAGCTGACGAAAGCATGCCGGCTGCTGACGGCGGTCGATACACTCTCCGATCAAGGCTTCTACACCGCGACAATCGAACTGTGCTTCGGCGCGACCGAACGCTCCGTCGAAGCCTACGCCCTCGCCGAAGGCGGCGACGATCTTGAGGACTTTCACGACCACACCACCTGCTACGACCGCGCAACCGCCCTCGGTCTCCTCTTCGAGCCAACGACACGTGACCTCCGGCAACTGTACGACACCAACCGCACAGACAGTTACTACGGCGGCTGGCGTCCGACAGCACGCCAAGCGGAGACAATGCAGCAACTCGCTCGTAGCGTCCACGAGTACGTCACCGACCAGATCCGGGAAGGCGGTGTCTGCGTCTGTGACTCTCTGGATTGACGGGCCTCGGTTCACATCCAGCCGATTCCTGTGAGTAACATGAGGGAGGCCGGCAACGCCGAGCGCGATTATGGCGAGCCCCACATGTCACATCCTGAGCTACCTTACGAGTGTCGCGCAGACATTTATTGACTGACAGACGTAATGCCACGGTATCATGCAACACGCGTTTCGGGTCGGGCAACAATACCGCGACACCGGGAGTTACCGCAACCCGGACGACCAGTTCCTCCGATGGATCCGCGGCCCCCTCGACAGCGGCATCAAGAACACCGGTGGCATCCGTGATCTCAGTGCGGATCGGTCTGAAACCCCGCAGCTCTCGTGCTCGTCTCGAACGATAGCGGCATCTCCCAGCACGACGACCCGTGGGAGGACACCCTCGCTGTCAACGCCGGGTACATCAGCTACTGGGGCGACGCGAAAGCGGACAACCCCTACGACGAGTCTGCGCAGAATCAGAAGATCAAAGCCGCCTTCGACAACGCCGCGGCTGGTCGGCGCGAGAACGTCCCGCCGGTTCTCGTCTTCCGCAAACCCGAATCAGGCGTCGTCGAGTTCTGCGGCCTCTGCGTTCCCGATCACCTTGACGTGCGCGCGTACCGTGCTGAGGACGGGACGCAAGTCCCGAACTACCAGTTCCACTTCTCAATCCTCAACACCAACGCCGTCCCCGTCACGTGGTTGCACGAGCGCGCTCAGCAGAACGACGACAGCGCGGCACCCGACGTCTGGCAGCAGTGGGTCCAAGCCGGAGAGGTCGCCCAGTGGCCGACCGGGGAGCCCCTCAACCAGAGCGGTCGGGTGCGCCGGTATGAGACGTCCGAAGTCACTGTGAGCGACGCCTTCCGGGCAGACACGCTCGAACGCTACGGTCACGAGTGCGCCCTGACTGGCATTCGAGAAGATGCGTTGCTGGATCTCGCGCACGTCCTCCCCCGGAGTCAGCACCCTGACTTAGCCGAACACCCGGAGAACGTTCTCGTGTTGAACTCACTGCACCACCGCGCGTTCGACGCCGCGCTGTTCACCATCGACAGCGACTACCGCATCCGAACGAGTCCCTCATTCGATCCGGCTCATCCCTTCCTCCGCGAAACTATTCTCGACCGGCACGGCGACCAACTCTCGTTCCCACCGACTGTTGAGATTCGGCCATCGTTCCTCGAAGAACTCAACGCGGGTCTCTCATGGCTCTAATTCACTCTTCCAATAGGACGGCTGTTCTCGTGTCGGATGGCGTCTCGACCGGCGTTGATGCCTTCGTGGTCAATCTCGAGAAACTTCACTCAACGCCGGACCGACAGCTAACTCGAGTCATGCGCGTCTCAGTTCAGCCGTGAAATCGCCCAGGCTGCTCGTTCGCGCACTGTCTCGTCTAAGTCGTTCTCTTTCACGTCCTCAAGTTCCTCGATAGGCACGCTCACGTTCGCATTCCCGATCAGCGAGCACACGTTCGCCCGGACTTCCGGACTCGGATCCTGCAACGCAGCCGCTAACCGATCCTGCTGGGCTCGAATCGCCGCCGGATCTGCCTCCCCTGCTCGCTGAAGTGCGATCGACGCGTTCACACGCGCCTGAATATTGGTGTCGTCCAGCCGCGCAGCGATCCGATCAGCATACTCAATCACGACTGCTGGATGTTCCTGCGCAAGATCGCCGAGCAATCCGACCGCATTATTCCGAACGCGTTTCGCGTCAGCGTCCAGTACCGCCACCAGTTCCTCCACAATGGCTTCTGCGGCATCCGGATAGTTCGACGCGATCTTCCCGAGCGCCGCTAACGCATTCGTCTGCGTCGTCTCATCCTCACTTTGCATCGCCTCGATCAAAGCATCAATCGCCGGAAACACCTCCTCAGGATACGCTTCCGCGACGCAGGACAGTGCGTACACCGCGTAACTCTGCGTTGCCTCCGTCTCTGCCGTCGCCGCCGCTTCCAAGGCCGGGACGGCGTCGAGGACGTTGGCCGGGTCCGCCTCCGCGACCTCCATCAAGCAACGCGTCGCGGCAGCCTGGGACATCGAGTCCTGACTCGCATACGCCGCTAGGTCTCCCACGTACTCGTTCAGCACCGCTGGGTCGTCCGTCGCTGCCTCGTGGAGTACTTGGAGCGCCGCTCGGTCGAGCGCCGACGGCTCGTCAGCCAGTAACGCGACCGTCGCCTCAACAGCAACATCGCGGGCGTCGTCCCGGTGCTCTACTGTGGTCATTGCCAAGCGGAGCGCTTCACGGCGATCAACGGTTTCCGTGTCCGCGACCGCGTCAGACAGCATCGTCCGAAGTGTGTCCTCATCCACCGACCCGGGGTCGTCTTCGAGCTGTTTTCGAACCGCCGCGAACGCCGCCCCCGTGAGTGGATCCGCGAGACGCTCGTACGGAACCGGATGCAACGCCTCTAGTGGTCCGTCAACCGTCAATCGATATGTTCGGCGGGCTGGTCGCCTTGCTCATGAAACCCGAAATAACTGCCATCTGTCAGAATCGGTGTGATGGATACAACGCGCGAGTCGGTCACGAGAGCCTGGTGGCTAACGGAACCACCCGAATTGGTAGAAACACACCAAATCTTTACCGAACAGAGTAAGATATTCTTCAAGGTATGGTCGAAAAGCTCGGGCTGAAAGAGGTTGTGGCGATGGGTGTCGGCGGGATGGTTTCGGGCGGGATATTCGCTGCTCTTGGGGTTGCGATGCAGCAAGCCGGTAACGCTGTCCCGATATCCTACATCCTCGCTGGCGGTATCACGCTTTTGACCGCCTACTCTTACATCGAACTCACGCTTTACTTCGAGGAGAACGGCGGTGCGTTCTCATTCGTCGAACACGTCGTTGACAACCCCCACATAGCAGGGTTCTTCGGCTGGGTGCTAATCGCTGGTTATATCGGGACTATGGCCATGTACGCGTTCGCCTTCGGGGCGTACTCGGTCGGGCTTCTGGAAGATGTGCTGGGTGTCGGGATGCCCTGGTTTGCACGTCCTGCGATATCGGTGGGTGTAGTCGTGTCGCTCATTGGGGTAAACCTGGTGGGAGTGCGGGAGTCGGGATTCCTCCAGGACGTCCTGGTATACATCAAGGCCGCGTTTCTGCTCGGGATCGCGGTTCTCGGTGTACTGGCCTTCGAGGGAGATTTCCCGGATTTTGCCAGGTTCTTCAATGAGGGCCTGATTAGCCCGATAACCGGATTCGCAATCATCTTCGTGTCCTACGAAGGATTCCAACTCCTGACCTATGACTATAATGACATTGAGAACGCGAGGAAAAACCTTCGCCGTGGAATGTACATTTCGATTATTACTGCCATCGTCATCTACGTCTCGGTATCGTTTATGGCCACCCTCCACCTCACACCCACGATAGTGCAGAAATACGGGGAGTACGCCCTGGCAAAGGCGGTTGTGCCGTTCCTCGGCAGTATCGGTTTCGTGGCGGTCGTGGTTACCGCAATACAGAGCACAGCGTCGGGTATCAACGCCACATTGTTCGGGTCGTCACGGCTCGCACACCGTATAGCAACCGAGAACGAACTTCCGCGGCTTTTCTCGTTCAGGAACAAGAAGGACATCCCTACATACGCACTCTTGGTTACAGGAGGGTTGACTGCAGTTCTTACAGCGGTTGGCAGTCTGAAACAGATAGTCGAATTCGGATCCATAGCCTTCCTCATAGCGGACAGCGCCGCCAACTACACCGCGCTCCGCCTCGCCAAGGAAACCGGGATCCGCAGGAGTATCCCGCTGATAGGCCTACTAGGAACTGTAGTCGCTCTTCCTCTTGTCCTCTTTCACCTTTACATCACGGAGTTCCATATTCTCGTCTCAATCGTCGGTCTCTTCACCGCGTTGCTTTTACTAGAGTTCCTATACATCGAGCGGGAGCAGGTGGAATGGGCTGCAAAAAGCGTGGAGGAAGACCTCCACCTCGAAAAGTGACGTCTCGGTGATTCTTAACTGAATTCGGTGACCCCCAAGATGGCGTTCATTCGGCTCTGCCGGCTTAGTTAAAGACGAATGTCCAGTGTCTGATAAAGATGCCTGACCTCTCCACCAAATCGAATCACCGCTATGCGAGTGGAATATAGACGGTGCGCCTGCTGACTACAGCCTCTATATCTCGCGGGCGGTAAGAGAACCATCACCGATCCACCAGTTCAGATCGCACGATCCTGAACTCGTCAGTTCACCGTTGACGGAGTACTAGTTCCGGGAGCCGAACGGAGAAGCGCTCATCGCCTCCCGCGGTTTCGAACCAGAACGCCGGCGGCCCCTTCAACGGCGTCATCGACGGCCGGTCCGGCTCGAAATGCGTGACCAGATGCGTCTTCTGTTCTCCGTTCGTTCGGTGCGTGAGTTCGAACACATACCCGTCAGCAAGAGCGTCTCGAACTGCATCACCCGATTCAAACCCACCATCCGGACTCAGGTCACTCGAGGACGGCGGCGACAACCCGACCTCTCCCCGCCGAACGTGCTCAACGAAATCCCAGGCGTGGTAGTGTTCCCAGCCATCGACGTGCCCTAAATCGAGATCGTCGATGACGATATGGCCCTCGGCGTCCGGGAACAACTCACCGAGAATCTGGAGCCGCTCCTCGCGTTCCGGCCACCACTCGTAGTACCCGGACTCGTCTTGCTCACCCAGCGCGTCGATATGTCCGTCACGCCGCCGAATCGACTCCACCGTGCCCGGGATGTCTGCTTCGTCAACGAGGTCCTGATTCCCAATCGCCCAGACTTCGTGACCAGTCTCGTGTGCCCAGTACCGCACCCACTCAAGCGGCACCGCGTCCCGACGCGGGTGCGGATTCACGTCCACCGTCCAGTCCCGGTCGAACGCCAACACGTACATCACGCCACCTCCACGAGTTGCTCAGCCAGCGTTTCGAGCTCGTCGGCTTCACCAATAGTACGCAACCATCGATCAGGAAGGGAAGACGCTCCGAACCGCGCGCCAGCCACCGCGCCCGCGATCGCACCAATCGTATCGGTATCACCACCGCGATTCACCGCCGTCACAATCGCCTCCTCGAGGCTGTCACAGCCGAGTCCGTCGTGGAGTGCTGTCTGGAGCGAGTGCACGACATAGCCCGATGTCTCCAACGAACCAGGAGTGTCCCCTTGAGCGAGCGGCCTGAGCGCAGCCACGAGTTCGTCCGGTGCACTCGCGTCGACGTAGTCCAGGGCATCCCGCAATGGCGTACTTGTGCCTTCCAGGAGACCAGCCACTGTGAGGTTCAGAATCGCGCAGCCATAGGTACACCGCGGATCAGCATGGGTGATTTGTGAGGACTGGCGGCTCACTTCGACAAGGTGCTCCCAGTCGGTCGCGTATGGGATAGCGAGCGGTGGGCACCGCATCACGCTGCCGTTCCCGGCGTTCTGTCCTTCTCGACTCTGTTCCCACACGTGTTGGCCTGCCTCGTCCCAGGTGTCGCCGTGTTTGAGGCGACTGAGCGTCCGCATCGTCATCCGCCCGATGTCGAACGGGTCACTCTCGTACCACGCCACGAACCGCTCGGCGACATCCGCTGGGTCAAACCCCTGGTGTTCGACGAGGCTTCGCGCGATACACAGCGCCTGCTCGGTGTCGTCCGTGATCGTTCCAGCGGGCTGATTCCACGTGCCGTGCCCGACCATCTCGTCAAGACGGCCGTACTCTGCGCTGATCTCCGACGCCGCGGCGAACTCAACCGGTCGCCCAAGCGCATCCCCACACGCAAGCCCCAACAACACCCCGCGAGCGTTGTCTCCATCCATACGTACCCCAACGACAACATCTTGGAAAAACGTGGGATAGCTATCACTCGCCGGGGTTGGTTCCCGTGCGGAGATTCTCCCGGTACTCGCCCCACGCCTGGTACATCTCCACCCGCTCCGCTTCGGTCATCGTCTCGTGGTCGTCCTCGTCGTAGAACGGCAACTCCTCTTTTTCCGGCATCGCCATCACGACGCCGAGCGGATAGAGTTGCTCGTAGTAATTCTCCAACACCCACGCTTCCCCGTGCTCAGCGACAGCTTGCCGGATGTACTGGGCAGCCTCCGGGTATTCTTCTTCGAGATTAGTGGTCATTGGCAGACGCAGGTATTGCTGCTCTTCGGCCACTTCGAGCCACGCGCGAAACGGTCAGGCGCTCGTGAATTCGGCGAGGGAGTGGTTCGGGCTGTCAGTGTTCCACTTCCCGATCTGGATGAGTTCGAACGTGTCGAGGCGCTCCTCAACTTCCTCGTCGAGTTGTGCCTGCACCGCCGGTGGGAGACTCTCGACGGGGAGGGCGGTGAGTGCGTGCTGGGTGAGGCGGTAACTGGTAGCGAGGCTCGTCGGGGCGATAATGATGACATCTGCGCCATCGACGTCGTCGAGGGCGAGTTGGGCATCCCGATACTGGAGCACGGTTGCGTCCAGTTCGTCGACGGGAAACAAGTCGGTCGCATCCCCGTAGTCAATGCTCGCCCCCGCCGACCCAAAATGTCCTCTGGGCATAACCAAGAATAAATATATTCTCATTACGCATTAACTTTGTGGTGGGGGACTTCCGTTCCCTCGACTCCACCACTTCCCTCGCCCCCAGTTTGACTACCCCAGCATCCCACCAGCCGTTATGCCCCGCGATCTCCACGACTGCACCGCGGCCGAACTCGCCACACACTCCGTCGAATCCCTCGACCGCGACACCGCTCCAAGTGACGCTGCCGCGTGGCTCACCGAGAACGGCTACGACGCCGCCCCAGTCTACGCTGACGACGACCCAGTCGGCTTCATCCACAAGGACGACGTCACCACAGACGACGACGGCGACACTCTCGACGACCACCTCACTCCACTGACCATCGACTACATGATCAGCGGCGACGCCGCCTTCCCCGCCGTCCTCGACGCCCTCATCGAACACCCCGTCTACTTCCTCGGCAGCCACAACAACGTCACCGGCATCCTCACCCGCGCCGACCTCAACACCGCCCCCGCACGCATCTACCTCTTCGACCGCATCACCTACCTCGAAGAACACCTCCGCGAACTCATCCTTGACCAAGCACCGAACTGGAAAGACACGCCCGTCACCCCACAGGAACTCGACGACATACACGACCGATACGAAGACGCCCAAGCCGCCAACGTCGCCTTAGACGAGATTCACTACGCACAATTCTCCACGCTCGAAACCATCGTCACCAGCGTCGAAGCCTGTTGGGAACCCTGCGGCTTTACCAACAAAGGAACCGCTGAGACTCGCCTCCACGACGTCACCGACCTCCGCAACGACGTCGCCCACGCCAACCTCCTCATCGAAAACACCGACAGCAACGACTTCCTCACCGAAGGCCGCACCACGGACAACCTCTACAACACCCTCGACACCATCACCGACATCCTCGACAACCTGCAAGACGCTGGCTACCACCCGTGACGGGGCGCTGCCCGAACCGGCTTACGCAACACGCAACACCGGGCGTTACGCGTCGCTGCCTTCCTGCTTCGACGGCTTCTTGTATTCCTCGTCGATGTGAACGTCCACGATTTCATCGTCAGCGCGGATGCTCACCAATCCGATCCGCAAAAAGTCGTCACCTGTTACCTTGCGCTGATCCACGATCGGCTTCACCTGCGAACTCACCCACTCAAGGTCAACTGCCCGGAGGTTAGTCCCGAACAACGCGAATTTAACCGTGTCATTTCCTCTGTACGCGAAGATCTCGACCTCGGCGACATCATCATCAGCAGTGTCAGCCGGGTCCGGATAATCCGTGACCGTCTCCATCACTGACTCCACAATCTCTTTTCTATCTTCCTGGGTGAACATAGTCCATTGCTGTCACGCGGGAGTTGACGGATCCGCGTCAATCCGTTGTTCGCTACCGATACCTGCCAGCTGACGATGCCTGGTTAGGATCGTGTCCTATTTTGTCGGATAGTTGCCGCGACAATGTTCTGTGAGGTCTGCCTTAAGGGTTAGGCGAGGTATGCCCAAACCAGCATCCTACAGAACCTCCCCAACAACCCCTGACGATGCTATTTTCATATCTTTCTATTTTGCATATATCGCCGCCATCTGCGGTATCACTAGCAACAGCATCATCACGAATCGGGCAGTATCGGTCGATTTCCATTCCTTCAAAATTTCATCAACTCAGCAACAATTCCCTGTGTTCGTTCGACGAAGTGGCGCTATGTGCGAAGCGTCTCGTCCACCTCCTGAAGCGCGTCAATCGCCTGTTGCAGACGACCGCGCAACTCCTCGTCAACACCATCCGCGTCCTGCCCACCAGACTCCCGCTCCTCATCGACGACATGGGCGTCCGACCCCGGCTCGAGATCGTCTGCCATTCCCGTTTCCTCTCCTGACTCCGGGGACTGGTCGGCAACCGCATCAAGTCGCTGCTGTTCATCGCCGGCTTCCTCTGCGGTGTCGGTCGTGACGGAAGGCTGCTCCGAGCGGGTACCGTCAGCCGGTCGGCCACCGCGCGCGAACGCATCCAGCGGGAAATCGTACGCACAAGCGCGCTTGTGCTTGTTGAACGTCGTGCGGCGCGACACGCCCAGCACCTCGATGACATCGCTGCGGTCACATCCACGTTCGAGCGCTTGCCGGACCTGCTCATCTTCCATCCGCTGCAACAGCAACTGCGGATCGTCCGGAATGTGGCCGCGCGCCGAATTCTCGACCTGCTCGGTGAGCCCCCACTCCCCGGTCTCGACGTCCTTGTCCACGATCTGCTGGTCGCGCGACTCGACGAGATTGTCCAACCCCATCAGCACCCACAACCGCTCACGGACCGCTGACACCGACAGGTCAGTCGGAACTCCGGAGACGATGTCGCCCGTCCGGGTCGGCCCCTGCTCTGCCAGGTACCGCAAGATCTCGATATCCTGCGGGAGCAGCACGCTCTGATCCGCTTCCGTGATCTCGACCGGCGAGTCTTCGGGCGTGGACTGCTGGTGCAGCCACGTGTGACAGGACCGGCACAGCAGCGTCAGGTTCTCCAGGTCGTGCTCGCTCATCTCGTCCGGGTCGCGTTCGATGTGGTGGACGTGCAGCGTCGCTAACCCGCCTTTCTCCGGGCCGCGCCGCCCGCACGACTGGCACCGATGCTCGTACGTGGCGAGCACCTCCCGCCGTGTCTCCGGATCGACCGTCTCGTGGCACTCATGCGGACTCCGCTGCCCAGACGGCGTGTCGTTGTTCGACTCCTCTGTTCCGCTCGCGTCGTCGTGACTTCGTGACTCTGTCGTTGACATCTGTTGCGTGGCTGGTTTGGTTGGGGGGTTCAGCGATGTACCGCGCGGGGAGAGGTGTGGGGTATCGCTTCAATCCGCCGTGGCACCTGCGCGGCTACCTATCGAGACGTATCTGCGAGTCTGGCGGCGGCACCCAGTTACGGATCCGAGCACTCCGCGCGACGTGGAAGGTCTGCTCCGCGGGCATGTCAGATCGACCTCGTCGGCGTCAACGACTTCACGCTAAATTCGGATTTGCTACAGTACTGCTCAGCGACCCGTCCAAGCGCTCGTGTCCGCAACACGTCCGCCACGTTGTGCAAGACGAGCTCACCGAACCGCCCGTCGTCAAACGCCGCAACAGCTTCCTTACTGTCCGCGAACGGATCCAAGTCACCATACGCGCCATCACATAGCACTTCGTACGCGGCCGCGAGATCACCGTGCTCGTCACCGTCCACCGTCGTGTTGAACCGATCACTAACGAGCGGCAGTACGTCTGCGTACGCTACATCGACGAACGGCCACGGCACGTCCAGTTGCGCGTATCGCGTTCGGAGAAACGGCAGATCGAACCCGCCGTTCCACCGCTCACCGTTGTACGCGACCAACAGTACATCCTCATCACACAACCGCTCCTCGACGAATCCGGCGACCGCTTTCAACAGGGCGCGCTCAGACTGATGCGTCGAGACCTTCACCAACGTCTCCGTTGCCTCTTCCACTACGTCCTCGACATCGACCGCTGACCGCCCACCAGTCTGGACGAACACGCGCACGCCCATCGGCACTGCGAACCCGACGACCGTCACTTCGTCATCAACGTCGAACCCGGTCGTCTCGATATCGAACGCGACCTGCTCAAGCGGCGCCGTCATCGCTCACCGTCACCTCCAGCGGTCGCATCGTCACGCACAGTGTCCACTGCTGCACTCGCAGTGACCCTCTCCCCGACACGATCCGCGCCAGCCGGCCGCACCCGCAGCTCGCCGAACCCGAACCGCGAGTGCGACCCGACACGCAACACGCCGTTCACCGCCGTCTCCAGGGGGTCACTGCCAGTGTACTCGACGCACTGCCCGTGATCCACCACCCCAAGCACGTACTCGTCATCACCATCGACGACCCGCGTCTCCCGCCGCCGCACTCCCGCATCCGGAACGCCCCACCACCATGGGACATCCTGGTCGTCCGCGCCCGGGTACTCCGTCGATAACACGTACGGCGACACCAACTCCAACTCGTAGGTATCTGCGTCGGCCAGCCGCGAGTAATCGAGGTCCTCGAGCGTCACCGTCTGCGTGTCGGCCACCGACAACTCACCGAACCCGTAATTCCGAC is drawn from Salarchaeum sp. JOR-1 and contains these coding sequences:
- a CDS encoding ADP-ribosylglycohydrolase family protein, whose protein sequence is MDGDNARGVLLGLACGDALGRPVEFAAASEISAEYGRLDEMVGHGTWNQPAGTITDDTEQALCIARSLVEHQGFDPADVAERFVAWYESDPFDIGRMTMRTLSRLKHGDTWDEAGQHVWEQSREGQNAGNGSVMRCPPLAIPYATDWEHLVEVSRQSSQITHADPRCTYGCAILNLTVAGLLEGTSTPLRDALDYVDASAPDELVAALRPLAQGDTPGSLETSGYVVHSLQTALHDGLGCDSLEEAIVTAVNRGGDTDTIGAIAGAVAGARFGASSLPDRWLRTIGEADELETLAEQLVEVA
- a CDS encoding APC family permease, with the protein product MVEKLGLKEVVAMGVGGMVSGGIFAALGVAMQQAGNAVPISYILAGGITLLTAYSYIELTLYFEENGGAFSFVEHVVDNPHIAGFFGWVLIAGYIGTMAMYAFAFGAYSVGLLEDVLGVGMPWFARPAISVGVVVSLIGVNLVGVRESGFLQDVLVYIKAAFLLGIAVLGVLAFEGDFPDFARFFNEGLISPITGFAIIFVSYEGFQLLTYDYNDIENARKNLRRGMYISIITAIVIYVSVSFMATLHLTPTIVQKYGEYALAKAVVPFLGSIGFVAVVVTAIQSTASGINATLFGSSRLAHRIATENELPRLFSFRNKKDIPTYALLVTGGLTAVLTAVGSLKQIVEFGSIAFLIADSAANYTALRLAKETGIRRSIPLIGLLGTVVALPLVLFHLYITEFHILVSIVGLFTALLLLEFLYIEREQVEWAAKSVEEDLHLEK
- a CDS encoding CBS domain-containing protein, encoding MPRDLHDCTAAELATHSVESLDRDTAPSDAAAWLTENGYDAAPVYADDDPVGFIHKDDVTTDDDGDTLDDHLTPLTIDYMISGDAAFPAVLDALIEHPVYFLGSHNNVTGILTRADLNTAPARIYLFDRITYLEEHLRELILDQAPNWKDTPVTPQELDDIHDRYEDAQAANVALDEIHYAQFSTLETIVTSVEACWEPCGFTNKGTAETRLHDVTDLRNDVAHANLLIENTDSNDFLTEGRTTDNLYNTLDTITDILDNLQDAGYHP
- a CDS encoding HEAT repeat domain-containing protein produces the protein MTVDGPLEALHPVPYERLADPLTGAAFAAVRKQLEDDPGSVDEDTLRTMLSDAVADTETVDRREALRLAMTTVEHRDDARDVAVEATVALLADEPSALDRAALQVLHEAATDDPAVLNEYVGDLAAYASQDSMSQAAATRCLMEVAEADPANVLDAVPALEAAATAETEATQSYAVYALSCVAEAYPEEVFPAIDALIEAMQSEDETTQTNALAALGKIASNYPDAAEAIVEELVAVLDADAKRVRNNAVGLLGDLAQEHPAVVIEYADRIAARLDDTNIQARVNASIALQRAGEADPAAIRAQQDRLAAALQDPSPEVRANVCSLIGNANVSVPIEELEDVKENDLDETVRERAAWAISRLN
- a CDS encoding DNA-binding protein; the protein is MDALAAAIDAFNEEGYGVPTREDAINSDADWKTQLTKACRLLTAVDTLSDQGFYTATIELCFGATERSVEAYALAEGGDDLEDFHDHTTCYDRATALGLLFEPTTRDLRQLYDTNRTDSYYGGWRPTARQAETMQQLARSVHEYVTDQIREGGVCVCDSLD
- a CDS encoding nucleotidyltransferase domain-containing protein, encoding MESRSNTDGGNGATISVDIPAQDADIFKSQAVHDILSFLTRYHTDEFSITELTDTVDYSQPTVTKAVDILAANDLVTDRRDGNTRLVQINPERLSRPDDPILHIPQAEFHTPVRTAVDELVEQLDDIVGIMLYGSVARGDADRRSDIDLWVLVEDDRMANQRTANRVRQDLEDQEFDTGRYAYEIDVESLPAVPSYTDELRDVLGDGLVVYDSEKFETVREMVFHGDLDE
- a CDS encoding HNH endonuclease, with the protein product MSTTESRSHDDASGTEESNNDTPSGQRSPHECHETVDPETRREVLATYEHRCQSCGRRGPEKGGLATLHVHHIERDPDEMSEHDLENLTLLCRSCHTWLHQQSTPEDSPVEITEADQSVLLPQDIEILRYLAEQGPTRTGDIVSGVPTDLSVSAVRERLWVLMGLDNLVESRDQQIVDKDVETGEWGLTEQVENSARGHIPDDPQLLLQRMEDEQVRQALERGCDRSDVIEVLGVSRRTTFNKHKRACAYDFPLDAFARGGRPADGTRSEQPSVTTDTAEEAGDEQQRLDAVADQSPESGEETGMADDLEPGSDAHVVDEERESGGQDADGVDEELRGRLQQAIDALQEVDETLRT
- a CDS encoding HNH endonuclease — its product is MLVSNDSGISQHDDPWEDTLAVNAGYISYWGDAKADNPYDESAQNQKIKAAFDNAAAGRRENVPPVLVFRKPESGVVEFCGLCVPDHLDVRAYRAEDGTQVPNYQFHFSILNTNAVPVTWLHERAQQNDDSAAPDVWQQWVQAGEVAQWPTGEPLNQSGRVRRYETSEVTVSDAFRADTLERYGHECALTGIREDALLDLAHVLPRSQHPDLAEHPENVLVLNSLHHRAFDAALFTIDSDYRIRTSPSFDPAHPFLRETILDRHGDQLSFPPTVEIRPSFLEELNAGLSWL